In Selenihalanaerobacter shriftii, the sequence CTAGTTGATACAAAAGTATATTTTACACATCCATATTCATCATGGGAAAGAGGTACCAATGAACGTCATAATGGTCTCATAAGACGTTTTATACCTAAAGGTAGAAGTATAAGTGAATTCTCCATTGAAGCCATTGGTAGAATTCAAAATTGGTGTAACACTTTGCCAAGAAAAATATTAGGATACCTAACCCCTGATGAATCTTTTGAGGATCAACTAAGAGAAATTCTATATGACTAAAATACCAAATTATTACAGTTTGAGATTAGTTCAATTTAATATTGCAATTTAGGCAGATTTAATAACTCCAAAATAAGAAATTAAAAATTCAATACTATTTGGTAAAAGTATACTAACCATATTTTCTACATTAATACCTAAATCAATTAAACCATTTGCTAATTGATTAGATTTTACTTCTAGTTCATAATAGGTGATTTCTTGGTCTTGAAAACTAGCTACAATCTTTTCTCTTTTATCTTTTGCAATTTTATTTAGAACTTTTCCTATTACCAATATTTTATAACCTCCTTGATTTTTAATTATTTTATCCATTATAAAATTTAAATGGTAGTCTTATATATACTTCAATTTTATAGAATAAAATCCCTTTATAATATAAGTTATTTTAATATCATTAAGTTGAATATACCAAATTATTAACCTGGGCTTTTAGCTTTTTTCTATATTTTAGTATTTATACAGACTTTAGTTTAATTAAAATCTTTAGAATTAAACTCTAAATATGATTAATAATAACTACTTTAAAGTTCACTATACCTTAG encodes:
- a CDS encoding IS30 family transposase, whose amino-acid sequence is LVDTKVYFTHPYSSWERGTNERHNGLIRRFIPKGRSISEFSIEAIGRIQNWCNTLPRKILGYLTPDESFEDQLREILYD
- a CDS encoding AMP-binding protein: MVIGKVLNKIAKDKREKIVASFQDQEITYYELEVKSNQLANGLIDLGINVENMVSILLPNSIEFLISYFGVIKSA